In Drosophila yakuba strain Tai18E2 chromosome 2R, Prin_Dyak_Tai18E2_2.1, whole genome shotgun sequence, a single genomic region encodes these proteins:
- the LOC6530650 gene encoding kinase D-interacting substrate of 220 kDa isoform X8, giving the protein MECKSAKNINRFGDSMGSLGHRALLQYIDNNDISGLRAILDSRHLTIDDRDENATTVLMVVAGRGLTAFVREFLARGADVQAEDLDNWTALLCASRNGHLDVVQLLLDHGAEVEHRDMGGWTSLMWAAYRGHTELVRLLLDKGADGNAHGNYHLGALLWAAGRGYKDIVELLVQRGAKVNVGDKYGTTALVWACRRGNVEIVDTLLKAGANVDTAGMYSWTPLLVAAAGGHTDCVSSILEKKPNVNALDKDGMTALCIASREGFQDIAASLIAAGAYINIQDRGADTPLIHAVKAGHRTVVEALLKKHADVDIQGKDRKTAIYTAVEKGHTPIVRLLLATNPDLESATKDGDTPLLRAVRNRNLEIVHLLLDRKAKVTASDKRGDTCLHIAMRARSKAIVEALLRNPKHSQLLYRANKAGETPYNIDSLHQKTILGQVFGARRLNTNEDSEGMLGYELYSSALADVLSEPTLTTPITVGLYAKWGSGKSFLLNKLRDEMNNFARQWAEPPIRTSGLLFIVCLHLALLIGTIVGLSTWSAVVGVSAAVGFLLLAYLLLAAVRYCNYQMDMQWAYSVQHGLEKRMTRLRLILQVAFCHPPGPQSDSQAKPVRFHFAEANSASPTGDGAVAHMLAALLDAIESHYGWLATRLYRAFRPKCLKVDVGWRWRRMCCIPIVLVFELALVTLVTGISLIVAYFTFADEKEKEQILVALYVIAAVMGTLICTHLHVLAKVFVSLFTSHIRLLKRAVRSSESAPLTMLGAEVAVMTDMVKCLDAFTNQQSRLVGVIDALDSCDTERILTLLNAVQTLLSSPNRPFVLLISVDPHVIAKAAEANSRRLFTEGGIGGHDFLRNLVHLPVYLQNSGLRKVQRAQMTALLFKRSGGGDYQTDDGPTLGHSVSARRLSNASEIISSQEKLRGPARGGGGKKMRLSESVASSTGSNLHRLGQNPQTVLDLSRIVLTDDYFSDVNPRSMRRLMNVIYITVRLLKAFQIDFSWYRLSSWINLTEQWPLRASMIVLHHDQFMDGNADESVSLQSVYEKLRPKLAYLREAAPLLELDRDERKLDAFLQLHKSDLLVADLRIFLPFTINLDPYLRKVLKEDQQTIEDEGSLVIQTRPSVSNTMRQFPAPTTYVPSPQAYPPYQMFQNEYPANELRSRNLSTSTEPVTPLISSPSDSFGDDILQTKLTDLTVEGVISLLERIEDMKPSLAKLAPVLRENAINGRVLKHCDMPDLKSVLGLSFGHWELFRLLITTLRECERLPRKQPRQQQQPAALEAPSNVPMIKDVTDALMQPPRESLSRKNSVSHMEKQSKVHDYEYLQVTLEEQMICGTLQTLNEEAYEDVASSERPSPTGEMLAAAAQLQLAPIRESSEFGSPSDDQKQYGVKISNNNNNQYLHAEYNRSVSTHSLQSLSTLVGAPGGHGGSGGGHLHLGNELDTPSAGAAMTTPLLGASGSVPPPTGRDSILKQQGSVKVDKRVSIQQTATNNNNKLTPNVEYVSERQPEVQGATKRLTTKPPPGPRPASLIITRNDSNSQFQLLRSSSVDYDDVEAQEHRTTIRTTLLEQQEEEESAPFVFTVRK; this is encoded by the exons AACATAAATCGCTTCGGAGACTCCATGGGTTCGCTGGGACATCGTGCCTTGTTGCAGTACATCGATAATAATGATATATCCGGTCTGCGCGCTATCTTGGACAGCCGTCATCTTACCATCGACGATCGGGATGAG AATGCCACCACAGTGTTGATGGTAGTGGCTGGACGCGGTTTGACTGCGTTTGTCCGCGAGTTTCTGGCCCGCGGTGCCGATGTTCAGGCAGAGGATTTGGACAACTGGACGGCACTGCTGTGTGCCTCCCGAAACGGGCACTTGGATGTTGTCCAACTGCTGCTGGACCATGGCGCTGAAGTGGAGCACCGTGATATG GGTGGCTGGACCAGTTTGATGTGGGCAGCTTACCGCGGGCACACGGAGCTGGTGCGCCTTCTGCTGGACAAGGGAGCCGATGGCAATGCCCATGGCAACTACCACCTGGGCGCCCTTCTGTGGGCGGCGGGCCGTGGCTACAAGGACATCGTGGAGCTGCTGGTGCAACGCGGCGCAAAAGTGAATGTGGGTGATAAGTATGGAACCACAGCCCTGGTATGGGCATGCAGGCGAGGAAATGTGGAGATTGTGGACACGTTACTTAAGGCTGGAGCCAATGTGGACACCGCTGGCATGTATTCATGGACGCCTCTGCTCGTTGCGGCCGCCGGCGGCCATACGGATTGCGTTAGTTCCATTCTCGAGAAGAAGCCAAATGTGAATGCCTTGGACAAAGATGGAATGACTGCCCTTTGCATAGCGAGTCGAGAGGGTTTCCAGGATATTGCCGCCTCCCTTATTGCGGCTGGTGCCTACATAAATATCCAGGATCGCGGAGCAGATACCCCGCTCATACATGCCGTTAAAGCTGGTCATCGAACTGTGGTGGAGGCTCTGCTCAAGAAACATGCCGACGTGGATATACAGGGAAAAGATCGCAAGACGGCCATTTACACCGCGGTGGAGAAAGGACATACGCCGATTGTTAGGCTACTGTTGGCCACCAATCCCGATCTGGAATCCGCCACCAAGGATGGCGACACTCCCCTGCTGAGAGCTGTACGAAATCGTAACTTGGAGATTGTGCATCTGCTGCTAGATCGGAAGGCCAAGGTGACTGCTAGCGATAAAAGGGGCGACACCTGCCTGCACATTGCAATGCGGGCAAGGAGCAAGGCGATTGTGGAGGCTCTCCTGCGAAATCCGAAGCACAGTCAGCTCTTGTATAGAGCCAACAAAGCTGGAGAAACGCCCTACAACATTGACTCCCTGCACCAGAAGACCATATTGGGCCAGGTCTTTGGCGCCAGACGTCTGAACACCAACGAGGACTCTGAGGGAATGCTGGGCTACGAGCTGTACTCCTCTGCCTTAGCGGATGTGCTCAGTGAGCCGACATTAACCACTCCCATTACCGTGGGACTCTACGCCAAATGGGGCAGTGGAAAGAGTTTCCTGCTAAATAAGCTGCGCGACGAGATGAACAACTTTGCGCGCCAGTGGGCGGAACCACCGATTCGAACCAGTGGCCTGCTCTTCATCGTCTGCCTTCATTTGGCATTGCTCATTGGAACTATTGTGGGACTGAGCACCTGGTCAGCGGTTGTGGGCGTGTCGGCGGCTGTCGGATTCTTGCTGCTCGCTTATCTGCTTCTGGCAGCAGTGAGATACTGCAATTACCAGATGGACATGCAGTGGGCCTACTCTGTGCAACATGGTCTCGAGAAGAGAATGACGAGATTGCGTCTGATACTTCAGGTGGCCTTTTGCCATCCGCCGGGACCACAATCGGATTCACAGGCCAAACCCGTGCGGTTTCACTTTGCGGAGGCCAACAGCGCTTCACCCACAGGTGATGGAGCTGTAGCTCATATGTTGGCCGCTCTCTTAGATGCTATAGAATCTCACTACGGATGGCTGGCCACGAGATTGTACCGAGCCTTTCGTCCGAAGTGCTTGAAAGTGGATGTTGGCTGGCGTTGGCGTCGCATGTGCTGTATCCCAATCGTTTTGGTCTTCGAACTAGCCCTCGTCACCCTGGTTACTGGCATCTCTCTCATCGTGGCCTACTTCACGTTTGCCGATGAGAAGGAAAAGGAACAGATATTGGTCGCTCTTTATGTGATTGCAGCCGTGATGGGCACGCTGATCTGTACACATCTCCATGTCCTGGCTAAGGTGTTTGTATCCCTGTTCACCTCCCACATCCGACTGCTGAAGAGGGCTGTTCGGTCCAGTGAATCGGCTCCGTTGACTATGCTGGGTGCCGAGGTGGCCGTGATGACGGACATGGTCAAGTGCCTGGATGCTTTCACCAATCAGCAGAGTCGCTTAGTTGGCGTGATCGATGCCTTGGATTCCTGTGACACCGAGAGGATTCTCACTCTTCTGAATGCTGTGCAAACGCTTCTTTCTTCACCTAACCGACCATTTGTTTTGCTCATTTCTGTGGATCCACACGTCATAGCCAAAGCAGCGGAGGCTAATAGCCGACGACTCTTTACGGAGGGCGGAATCGGAGGACATGACTTCCTGAGAAATTTGGTGCATCTGCCTGTTTATTTGCAAAACTCCGGACTGAGAAAGGTACAACGAGCCCAGATGACAGCGCTGCTGTTCAAGCGAAGTGGCGGAGGAGATTACCAGACAGACGATGGACCGACATTGGGTCACTCTGTATCTGCTCGTCGACTGTCCAATGCCTCTGAGATAATCTCCAGTCAGGAGAAGCTCCGCGGACCCGCCCGAGGAGGTGGTGGAAAGAAGATGCGTCTCTCCGAATCCGTGGCCAGCTCTACTGGTTCCAATCTTCACCGCCTGGGTCAGAACCCACAGACTGTGCTTGATCTATCGCGCATTGTGCTCACGGATGATTACTTCAGCGATGTGAATCCACGAAGTATGCGCCGCCTGATGAACGTGATCTACATCACGGTGCGCTTGCTCAAGGCCTTCCAGATTGACTTCAGCTGGTATCGTCTTAGTTCCTGGATCAATCTGACTGAGCAGTGGCCATTGAGGGCAAGTATGATAGTGCTGCATCACGACCAGTTCATGGATGGCAATGCGGATGAGAGTGTTTCGCTGCAAAGCGTTTACGAGAA ACTGCGACCGAAACTCGCTTACTTGAGAGAGGCTGCTCCACTCCTGGAGTTGGATCGAGATGAACGAAAGCTCGACGCCTTCCTGCAGCTGCACAAATCAGATTTACTCGTGGCGGATCTGCGCATCTTCTTGCCCTTCACCATTAATCTGGATCCTTACTTAAGAAAGGTCTTAAAGG AGGATCAGCAAACCATCGAGGACGAGGGTTCCCTAGTGATACAAACCAGGCCCAGCGTTTCCAATACCATGCGTCAATTCCCAGCGCCCACCACCTACGTGCCTTCGCCGCAGGCCTATCCACCCTACCAAATGTTCCAGAACGAGTATCCTGCCAATGAGCTACGCTCCAGGAATCTCAGCACGAGCACAGAGCCTGTCACCCCGCTTATTAGCTCACCTAGTGATTCGTTTGGT GATGACATCCTGCAAACCAAGCTGACCGATTTGACCGTCGAGGGAGTCATCAGTCTGCTGGAGCGGATCGAGGACATGAAACCATCGTTGGCCAAACTAGCTCCTGTGCTCCGCGAGAACGCAATCAATGGTCGTGTCCTGAAGCACTGCGATATGCCGGATCTGAAATCG GTTCTGGGCCTGAGCTTTGGCCACTGGGAGCTGTTCCGCCTGCTGATCACCACGTTGCGGGAATGCGAGCGTTTGCCACGAAAGCAGCcgcgccagcagcaacaaccggCCGCGTTGGAGGCGCCATCGAATGTCCCAATGATTAAGGATGTTACGGATGCCCTGATGCAGCCACCCAGGGAATCCCTCTCGCGGAAGAACTCTGTCAGTCATATGGAGAAGCAG TCAAAAGTGCATGACTACGAGTATCTGCAG GTCACGCTGGAGGAGCAGATGATCTGCGGCACCTTACAGACTCTGAATGAGGAGGCGTACGAGGATGTGGCCAGTAGCGAGAGACCGAGTCCCACAGGTGAGATGTTGGCGGCAGCCGCACAACTGCAATTAGCACCCATACGCGAGTCCTCCGAGTTCGGATCGCCTTCCGACGATCAGAAGCAGTATGGGGTCAAGataagcaacaacaacaacaaccagtaCTTGCATGCGGAGTACAACCGGAGCGTTAGCACGCACTCCCTGCAGAGTCTGAGCACTCTGGTGGGTGCACCCGGTGGTCATGGTGGTTCCGGTGGCGGTCACCTGCACCTGGGCAATG AACTCGACACGCCGAGTGCCGGAGCAGCAATGACGACCCCATTGCTCGGTGCCTCCGGCTCTGTGCCACCGCCAACAGGTCGGGATTCTATTTTAAAACAGCAGGGAAGCGTCAAAGTCGACAAGCGAGTATCGATTCAACAAACGGCgaccaacaataacaacaagctTACGCCAAATGTGGAGTATGTTTCCGAACGCCAGCCGGAGGTCCAAGGAGCAACCAAGCGCTTGACAACCAAGCCGCCACCAG GACCTCGTCCCGCATCGCTGATCATCACCAGAAACGATTCCAACTCACAGTTCCAGCTGCTGCGATCCTCCTCAGTGGACTACGACGATGTGGAGGCCCAGGAGCACCGAACCACGATTAGGACCACTTTGCTGGAACAGCAGGAGGAAGAGGAATCAGCCCCGTTCGTGTTTACAGTGCGAAAATGA
- the LOC6530650 gene encoding kinase D-interacting substrate of 220 kDa isoform X14 yields the protein MECKSAKNINRFGDSMGSLGHRALLQYIDNNDISGLRAILDSRHLTIDDRDENATTVLMVVAGRGLTAFVREFLARGADVQAEDLDNWTALLCASRNGHLDVVQLLLDHGAEVEHRDMGGWTSLMWAAYRGHTELVRLLLDKGADGNAHGNYHLGALLWAAGRGYKDIVELLVQRGAKVNVGDKYGTTALVWACRRGNVEIVDTLLKAGANVDTAGMYSWTPLLVAAAGGHTDCVSSILEKKPNVNALDKDGMTALCIASREGFQDIAASLIAAGAYINIQDRGADTPLIHAVKAGHRTVVEALLKKHADVDIQGKDRKTAIYTAVEKGHTPIVRLLLATNPDLESATKDGDTPLLRAVRNRNLEIVHLLLDRKAKVTASDKRGDTCLHIAMRARSKAIVEALLRNPKHSQLLYRANKAGETPYNIDSLHQKTILGQVFGARRLNTNEDSEGMLGYELYSSALADVLSEPTLTTPITVGLYAKWGSGKSFLLNKLRDEMNNFARQWAEPPIRTSGLLFIVCLHLALLIGTIVGLSTWSAVVGVSAAVGFLLLAYLLLAAVRYCNYQMDMQWAYSVQHGLEKRMTRLRLILQVAFCHPPGPQSDSQAKPVRFHFAEANSASPTGDGAVAHMLAALLDAIESHYGWLATRLYRAFRPKCLKVDVGWRWRRMCCIPIVLVFELALVTLVTGISLIVAYFTFADEKEKEQILVALYVIAAVMGTLICTHLHVLAKVFVSLFTSHIRLLKRAVRSSESAPLTMLGAEVAVMTDMVKCLDAFTNQQSRLVGVIDALDSCDTERILTLLNAVQTLLSSPNRPFVLLISVDPHVIAKAAEANSRRLFTEGGIGGHDFLRNLVHLPVYLQNSGLRKVQRAQMTALLFKRSGGGDYQTDDGPTLGHSVSARRLSNASEIISSQEKLRGPARGGGGKKMRLSESVASSTGSNLHRLGQNPQTVLDLSRIVLTDDYFSDVNPRSMRRLMNVIYITVRLLKAFQIDFSWYRLSSWINLTEQWPLRASMIVLHHDQFMDGNADESVSLQSVYEKLRPKLAYLREAAPLLELDRDERKLDAFLQLHKSDLLVADLRIFLPFTINLDPYLRKVLKEDQQTIEDEGSLVIQTRPSVSNTMRQFPAPTTYVPSPQAYPPYQMFQNEYPANELRSRNLSTSTEPVTPLISSPSDSFGDDILQTKLTDLTVEGVISLLERIEDMKPSLAKLAPVLRENAINGRVLKHCDMPDLKSVLGLSFGHWELFRLLITTLRECERLPRKQPRQQQQPAALEAPSNVPMIKDVTDALMQPPRESLSRKNSVSHMEKQVTLEEQMICGTLQTLNEEAYEDVASSERPSPTELDTPSAGAAMTTPLLGASGSVPPPTGRDSILKQQGSVKVDKRVSIQQTATNNNNKLTPNVEYVSERQPEVQGATKRLTTKPPPGPRPASLIITRNDSNSQFQLLRSSSVDYDDVEAQEHRTTIRTTLLEQQEEEESAPFVFTVRK from the exons AACATAAATCGCTTCGGAGACTCCATGGGTTCGCTGGGACATCGTGCCTTGTTGCAGTACATCGATAATAATGATATATCCGGTCTGCGCGCTATCTTGGACAGCCGTCATCTTACCATCGACGATCGGGATGAG AATGCCACCACAGTGTTGATGGTAGTGGCTGGACGCGGTTTGACTGCGTTTGTCCGCGAGTTTCTGGCCCGCGGTGCCGATGTTCAGGCAGAGGATTTGGACAACTGGACGGCACTGCTGTGTGCCTCCCGAAACGGGCACTTGGATGTTGTCCAACTGCTGCTGGACCATGGCGCTGAAGTGGAGCACCGTGATATG GGTGGCTGGACCAGTTTGATGTGGGCAGCTTACCGCGGGCACACGGAGCTGGTGCGCCTTCTGCTGGACAAGGGAGCCGATGGCAATGCCCATGGCAACTACCACCTGGGCGCCCTTCTGTGGGCGGCGGGCCGTGGCTACAAGGACATCGTGGAGCTGCTGGTGCAACGCGGCGCAAAAGTGAATGTGGGTGATAAGTATGGAACCACAGCCCTGGTATGGGCATGCAGGCGAGGAAATGTGGAGATTGTGGACACGTTACTTAAGGCTGGAGCCAATGTGGACACCGCTGGCATGTATTCATGGACGCCTCTGCTCGTTGCGGCCGCCGGCGGCCATACGGATTGCGTTAGTTCCATTCTCGAGAAGAAGCCAAATGTGAATGCCTTGGACAAAGATGGAATGACTGCCCTTTGCATAGCGAGTCGAGAGGGTTTCCAGGATATTGCCGCCTCCCTTATTGCGGCTGGTGCCTACATAAATATCCAGGATCGCGGAGCAGATACCCCGCTCATACATGCCGTTAAAGCTGGTCATCGAACTGTGGTGGAGGCTCTGCTCAAGAAACATGCCGACGTGGATATACAGGGAAAAGATCGCAAGACGGCCATTTACACCGCGGTGGAGAAAGGACATACGCCGATTGTTAGGCTACTGTTGGCCACCAATCCCGATCTGGAATCCGCCACCAAGGATGGCGACACTCCCCTGCTGAGAGCTGTACGAAATCGTAACTTGGAGATTGTGCATCTGCTGCTAGATCGGAAGGCCAAGGTGACTGCTAGCGATAAAAGGGGCGACACCTGCCTGCACATTGCAATGCGGGCAAGGAGCAAGGCGATTGTGGAGGCTCTCCTGCGAAATCCGAAGCACAGTCAGCTCTTGTATAGAGCCAACAAAGCTGGAGAAACGCCCTACAACATTGACTCCCTGCACCAGAAGACCATATTGGGCCAGGTCTTTGGCGCCAGACGTCTGAACACCAACGAGGACTCTGAGGGAATGCTGGGCTACGAGCTGTACTCCTCTGCCTTAGCGGATGTGCTCAGTGAGCCGACATTAACCACTCCCATTACCGTGGGACTCTACGCCAAATGGGGCAGTGGAAAGAGTTTCCTGCTAAATAAGCTGCGCGACGAGATGAACAACTTTGCGCGCCAGTGGGCGGAACCACCGATTCGAACCAGTGGCCTGCTCTTCATCGTCTGCCTTCATTTGGCATTGCTCATTGGAACTATTGTGGGACTGAGCACCTGGTCAGCGGTTGTGGGCGTGTCGGCGGCTGTCGGATTCTTGCTGCTCGCTTATCTGCTTCTGGCAGCAGTGAGATACTGCAATTACCAGATGGACATGCAGTGGGCCTACTCTGTGCAACATGGTCTCGAGAAGAGAATGACGAGATTGCGTCTGATACTTCAGGTGGCCTTTTGCCATCCGCCGGGACCACAATCGGATTCACAGGCCAAACCCGTGCGGTTTCACTTTGCGGAGGCCAACAGCGCTTCACCCACAGGTGATGGAGCTGTAGCTCATATGTTGGCCGCTCTCTTAGATGCTATAGAATCTCACTACGGATGGCTGGCCACGAGATTGTACCGAGCCTTTCGTCCGAAGTGCTTGAAAGTGGATGTTGGCTGGCGTTGGCGTCGCATGTGCTGTATCCCAATCGTTTTGGTCTTCGAACTAGCCCTCGTCACCCTGGTTACTGGCATCTCTCTCATCGTGGCCTACTTCACGTTTGCCGATGAGAAGGAAAAGGAACAGATATTGGTCGCTCTTTATGTGATTGCAGCCGTGATGGGCACGCTGATCTGTACACATCTCCATGTCCTGGCTAAGGTGTTTGTATCCCTGTTCACCTCCCACATCCGACTGCTGAAGAGGGCTGTTCGGTCCAGTGAATCGGCTCCGTTGACTATGCTGGGTGCCGAGGTGGCCGTGATGACGGACATGGTCAAGTGCCTGGATGCTTTCACCAATCAGCAGAGTCGCTTAGTTGGCGTGATCGATGCCTTGGATTCCTGTGACACCGAGAGGATTCTCACTCTTCTGAATGCTGTGCAAACGCTTCTTTCTTCACCTAACCGACCATTTGTTTTGCTCATTTCTGTGGATCCACACGTCATAGCCAAAGCAGCGGAGGCTAATAGCCGACGACTCTTTACGGAGGGCGGAATCGGAGGACATGACTTCCTGAGAAATTTGGTGCATCTGCCTGTTTATTTGCAAAACTCCGGACTGAGAAAGGTACAACGAGCCCAGATGACAGCGCTGCTGTTCAAGCGAAGTGGCGGAGGAGATTACCAGACAGACGATGGACCGACATTGGGTCACTCTGTATCTGCTCGTCGACTGTCCAATGCCTCTGAGATAATCTCCAGTCAGGAGAAGCTCCGCGGACCCGCCCGAGGAGGTGGTGGAAAGAAGATGCGTCTCTCCGAATCCGTGGCCAGCTCTACTGGTTCCAATCTTCACCGCCTGGGTCAGAACCCACAGACTGTGCTTGATCTATCGCGCATTGTGCTCACGGATGATTACTTCAGCGATGTGAATCCACGAAGTATGCGCCGCCTGATGAACGTGATCTACATCACGGTGCGCTTGCTCAAGGCCTTCCAGATTGACTTCAGCTGGTATCGTCTTAGTTCCTGGATCAATCTGACTGAGCAGTGGCCATTGAGGGCAAGTATGATAGTGCTGCATCACGACCAGTTCATGGATGGCAATGCGGATGAGAGTGTTTCGCTGCAAAGCGTTTACGAGAA ACTGCGACCGAAACTCGCTTACTTGAGAGAGGCTGCTCCACTCCTGGAGTTGGATCGAGATGAACGAAAGCTCGACGCCTTCCTGCAGCTGCACAAATCAGATTTACTCGTGGCGGATCTGCGCATCTTCTTGCCCTTCACCATTAATCTGGATCCTTACTTAAGAAAGGTCTTAAAGG AGGATCAGCAAACCATCGAGGACGAGGGTTCCCTAGTGATACAAACCAGGCCCAGCGTTTCCAATACCATGCGTCAATTCCCAGCGCCCACCACCTACGTGCCTTCGCCGCAGGCCTATCCACCCTACCAAATGTTCCAGAACGAGTATCCTGCCAATGAGCTACGCTCCAGGAATCTCAGCACGAGCACAGAGCCTGTCACCCCGCTTATTAGCTCACCTAGTGATTCGTTTGGT GATGACATCCTGCAAACCAAGCTGACCGATTTGACCGTCGAGGGAGTCATCAGTCTGCTGGAGCGGATCGAGGACATGAAACCATCGTTGGCCAAACTAGCTCCTGTGCTCCGCGAGAACGCAATCAATGGTCGTGTCCTGAAGCACTGCGATATGCCGGATCTGAAATCG GTTCTGGGCCTGAGCTTTGGCCACTGGGAGCTGTTCCGCCTGCTGATCACCACGTTGCGGGAATGCGAGCGTTTGCCACGAAAGCAGCcgcgccagcagcaacaaccggCCGCGTTGGAGGCGCCATCGAATGTCCCAATGATTAAGGATGTTACGGATGCCCTGATGCAGCCACCCAGGGAATCCCTCTCGCGGAAGAACTCTGTCAGTCATATGGAGAAGCAG GTCACGCTGGAGGAGCAGATGATCTGCGGCACCTTACAGACTCTGAATGAGGAGGCGTACGAGGATGTGGCCAGTAGCGAGAGACCGAGTCCCACAG AACTCGACACGCCGAGTGCCGGAGCAGCAATGACGACCCCATTGCTCGGTGCCTCCGGCTCTGTGCCACCGCCAACAGGTCGGGATTCTATTTTAAAACAGCAGGGAAGCGTCAAAGTCGACAAGCGAGTATCGATTCAACAAACGGCgaccaacaataacaacaagctTACGCCAAATGTGGAGTATGTTTCCGAACGCCAGCCGGAGGTCCAAGGAGCAACCAAGCGCTTGACAACCAAGCCGCCACCAG GACCTCGTCCCGCATCGCTGATCATCACCAGAAACGATTCCAACTCACAGTTCCAGCTGCTGCGATCCTCCTCAGTGGACTACGACGATGTGGAGGCCCAGGAGCACCGAACCACGATTAGGACCACTTTGCTGGAACAGCAGGAGGAAGAGGAATCAGCCCCGTTCGTGTTTACAGTGCGAAAATGA